The following are encoded in a window of Brevibacillus sp. DP1.3A genomic DNA:
- a CDS encoding DinB family protein: MKHEALRLYEYHVWANEKVFERLQEVPEGVSEQEVPSVFPTITQTLAHILKTDYVWLLAMKGESYEEVGPKVGVLLQELKGKNVRELRKLFAESAQQFRDFFGQISMEDTSAYTHPALGTVHARYADIVQHVANHGTYHRGNISAMLRQMDHAGASSDYIFYLFETSAVEQ; this comes from the coding sequence ATGAAGCATGAAGCATTGCGTTTGTACGAATATCATGTATGGGCAAACGAAAAGGTATTCGAGCGGTTGCAGGAGGTACCAGAGGGAGTAAGCGAGCAGGAGGTTCCGAGTGTGTTTCCGACCATCACCCAGACGTTGGCTCACATTCTTAAGACGGATTATGTTTGGTTGTTGGCTATGAAGGGGGAGAGCTACGAAGAGGTAGGACCAAAAGTAGGGGTTCTCTTGCAGGAATTAAAAGGAAAGAACGTACGCGAGCTGCGAAAATTGTTTGCCGAATCAGCCCAGCAGTTCAGAGATTTCTTCGGGCAAATCTCGATGGAAGACACCTCGGCTTATACGCACCCAGCATTGGGCACGGTTCATGCTCGTTATGCCGACATCGTCCAGCACGTCGCCAACCACGGAACCTATCACCGAGGCAATATCTCCGCCATGCTCAGACAAATGGATCACGCGGGAGCTTCCTCCGATTACATTTTTTATTTGTTCGAGACTTCCGCGGTAGAACAATAG
- a CDS encoding YafY family protein: MSKADNMLSILWLLKTGKRMTAKQLAEILEINIRTVYRYIDSLCASGVPIISDAGHNGGYSLLQHFNEAPLFFDLNEQKALIHAAAFAQEAGYPFGADLHRAISKLKRYTNEEQRDAIDRHSIGFEVIQPPVDPSLESTLQELELSVANGYTLSMEYQKAYQTTRQMRHVDPYGLVYWKGNWYIVAYCHLRSTIRSFRADRVYEIQRTEASFQRPPEFSARYFFLSNLLPEADKQGSTIMIKVKGRTQSLADLCRHWYLGHTVIERSEAQVIFQVDEQMAHSILPHYLLPYGKSIQVEEPAFVKERLAAIAADLFHFYQST; encoded by the coding sequence ATGTCCAAAGCCGATAATATGCTCTCCATTTTGTGGCTGTTGAAGACCGGCAAACGTATGACAGCCAAGCAATTGGCAGAGATTCTCGAGATTAATATTCGCACCGTTTATCGCTATATTGATTCACTGTGTGCGAGCGGTGTACCCATCATTTCCGATGCCGGACACAATGGTGGCTACAGTTTACTTCAGCATTTCAATGAAGCTCCGCTGTTTTTCGACCTCAACGAGCAAAAAGCCCTGATTCATGCAGCGGCTTTTGCCCAAGAGGCCGGGTATCCCTTCGGAGCAGATTTACACCGGGCCATTTCCAAGCTAAAACGTTACACAAATGAAGAGCAGCGTGACGCGATTGACCGACATAGTATCGGCTTCGAGGTGATCCAGCCTCCTGTTGATCCTTCTCTCGAATCTACCCTACAGGAACTGGAGCTGTCTGTTGCCAATGGGTACACCCTTTCGATGGAGTATCAGAAAGCCTACCAGACAACGAGACAGATGCGCCACGTCGATCCATACGGGCTCGTTTATTGGAAGGGAAACTGGTATATCGTTGCCTATTGCCATCTCCGTAGTACCATTCGCAGCTTTCGTGCAGATCGTGTCTATGAGATCCAACGTACAGAAGCCAGCTTTCAACGCCCTCCTGAATTTTCTGCGCGCTATTTTTTTCTCTCGAATTTACTACCGGAAGCAGACAAGCAGGGAAGCACCATTATGATCAAAGTCAAAGGAAGAACACAGTCACTCGCCGATTTGTGCAGGCATTGGTATCTCGGGCATACTGTGATCGAGCGCAGCGAGGCACAGGTGATCTTTCAAGTAGATGAGCAAATGGCTCATTCGATCCTTCCTCATTATCTTTTGCCATACGGAAAATCTATTCAAGTTGAAGAACCAGCTTTTGTAAAAGAGCGATTGGCCGCCATCGCTGCCGATTTATTTCATTTTTATCAGTCGACGTGA
- a CDS encoding polysaccharide deacetylase family protein encodes MNKLNQSKEIALTFDDGPDQLWTPRVLDILAHYQVKATFFCVGQMVKYNPKILDRIVKEGHLVGNHSWDHPDFTKIPLLAVHEQVEHTSDQIEKVVGVRPRMVRPPYGAVNEEVIQLLAASDYEMILWDIDSWDWKGLTGPQVARNILGHVTPGAVVLQHSAGGTKDTLKGSMDALPYVIEVLCEQTYTFSTVSTMFQLAAYRERSDPVEKRRRGR; translated from the coding sequence GTGAACAAGCTCAATCAGTCAAAGGAAATCGCGCTCACTTTTGATGATGGACCGGATCAGTTGTGGACGCCTCGTGTGTTAGACATATTAGCCCACTATCAGGTAAAGGCAACATTCTTCTGTGTGGGACAAATGGTGAAGTACAACCCAAAAATACTGGATCGGATCGTAAAGGAAGGTCACTTGGTAGGAAACCATAGCTGGGATCACCCTGACTTTACGAAAATACCTCTCTTGGCTGTTCATGAGCAGGTAGAACATACCTCAGATCAGATCGAAAAGGTAGTAGGTGTGAGACCTCGGATGGTTCGACCGCCATATGGAGCAGTGAATGAGGAGGTCATCCAGCTGCTTGCAGCGAGTGACTACGAAATGATTTTGTGGGATATAGATAGTTGGGATTGGAAAGGTCTCACCGGCCCACAGGTAGCTAGAAACATCTTGGGACATGTCACCCCAGGCGCAGTCGTGCTTCAACATTCCGCTGGCGGTACGAAAGACACGCTAAAGGGGAGTATGGACGCCTTGCCCTATGTCATTGAGGTGTTATGTGAGCAGACATATACCTTCTCAACCGTTTCCACCATGTTTCAATTGGCAGCTTATCGAGAAAGAAGCGATCCTGTCGAGAAAAGGAGAAGGGGCAGATAG